From Bacteroidales bacterium, one genomic window encodes:
- a CDS encoding cytidylate kinase-like family protein: MKTDLLSYLTQRYYKDERSKTEPGPVITISREYGCPAKDVAAKLSDALNNKLMVRGEKPLWRWISKEILNEVARELEMDPEEIRYVFEYEKKGVFDDILKSHSQKYYKNDRKIRNTIGKVIRSLGVQGHIIIVGRAGVVITKDIPRSLHVNLEAPLEWRALRTSEKKCMTIEQARKYALDMDRKRREFREYYAGKNTDYTRYDVTFNCMTLSVDEIVDALMKIAELRKLI; encoded by the coding sequence ATGAAAACAGACCTTCTGTCATACCTCACCCAGAGGTACTATAAAGATGAACGCTCAAAGACCGAGCCGGGGCCGGTCATTACCATTTCGCGCGAATACGGCTGTCCGGCAAAGGATGTAGCGGCCAAACTTTCGGATGCATTGAACAACAAGCTGATGGTGCGGGGGGAAAAACCCCTGTGGCGGTGGATCAGTAAGGAGATTCTCAATGAAGTAGCACGGGAACTGGAAATGGATCCGGAGGAAATCAGGTATGTTTTTGAATATGAGAAGAAAGGTGTTTTTGACGACATTCTGAAATCGCACAGTCAGAAGTACTATAAGAATGACCGGAAGATCAGGAATACCATCGGGAAGGTAATTCGTTCCCTTGGGGTTCAGGGGCACATTATTATTGTAGGGAGGGCTGGGGTTGTGATTACGAAGGATATTCCGCGCTCCCTGCATGTAAATCTTGAGGCTCCCCTTGAGTGGCGGGCTCTCCGGACCAGTGAAAAGAAATGCATGACCATTGAACAGGCCAGAAAATATGCCCTCGATATGGACCGGAAACGCAGGGAATTCAGGGAATATTATGCCGGCAAGAATACCGATTATACGCGGTATGATGTCACCTTTAACTGTATGACTCTGTCAGTTGATGAAATAGTGGATGCTCTGATGAAAATTGCTGAACTCAGAAAACTGATTTAG
- a CDS encoding methionine adenosyltransferase, whose product MPYLFTSESVSEGHPDKIADQISDALLDEFLRYDPESKVACETLVTTGLVVLSGEVRTRAYVDVQSLAREVIRRIGYTKAEYMFDADACGIISSIHEQSPDIRQGVVREKEEEQGAGDQGMMFGYACTETDEYMPLPIELAHVILQELSAIRREGHEMTYLRPDAKSQVTVEYNDDKTPNRIHTIVVSTQHDEFAGEKEMHATIWNDVRNILIPRVMARLPQRIQKLFHDDYILLVNPTGKFVIGGPHGDTGLTGRKIIVDTYGGRGAHGGGAFSGKDSSKVDRSAAYAARHIAKNMVAAGIADEVLIQVAYAIGVAEPVGLYVNTFGTSHIKMSDSQIAEKINHLFDMRPYAIVKRFGLKNPIFSETAAYGHMGRPYRKDFTYVYPNANNGNPEKVFKEVEFFGWEKLDYVDLLRKEFRL is encoded by the coding sequence ATGCCGTATCTTTTTACTTCCGAGAGTGTATCTGAGGGACATCCTGACAAAATTGCCGATCAGATTTCTGATGCCCTGCTGGATGAATTTCTGCGCTACGATCCTGAATCAAAAGTGGCTTGCGAAACGCTGGTCACTACAGGGCTTGTTGTTTTGAGCGGTGAAGTCCGCACCCGGGCTTACGTTGATGTTCAGAGCCTGGCCAGGGAGGTTATCCGGCGCATCGGTTATACCAAAGCCGAGTACATGTTTGATGCCGACGCCTGCGGAATTATCTCATCCATTCACGAGCAGTCACCCGATATCCGGCAGGGAGTGGTGCGCGAAAAGGAAGAAGAACAGGGTGCCGGCGACCAGGGAATGATGTTCGGATACGCCTGTACCGAAACAGACGAATACATGCCCCTGCCCATTGAACTGGCACATGTCATTCTCCAGGAACTCTCTGCTATCAGACGCGAAGGGCATGAAATGACCTATCTCCGTCCGGACGCCAAAAGCCAGGTTACCGTTGAATACAATGACGACAAAACTCCTAACCGTATTCATACAATTGTTGTTTCAACCCAGCACGATGAATTTGCCGGGGAAAAGGAAATGCATGCCACTATATGGAATGATGTGCGCAACATATTAATTCCCAGGGTTATGGCAAGACTTCCCCAGCGGATTCAGAAACTTTTTCACGACGATTACATTTTACTTGTCAATCCTACAGGGAAATTTGTCATTGGTGGCCCACATGGCGATACCGGGTTAACCGGACGGAAAATTATTGTTGACACTTACGGGGGCCGCGGCGCCCACGGGGGAGGTGCTTTTTCGGGCAAAGATTCCTCCAAGGTTGACCGCTCAGCAGCTTATGCCGCGCGCCACATTGCCAAAAATATGGTCGCCGCCGGAATCGCCGACGAAGTGCTGATTCAGGTTGCCTATGCCATCGGCGTGGCTGAACCCGTTGGTCTCTACGTCAATACCTTCGGCACTTCCCATATCAAAATGAGCGACAGCCAGATAGCCGAAAAAATCAACCACCTGTTTGATATGAGGCCCTATGCCATTGTGAAACGCTTCGGACTGAAAAATCCTATTTTCTCCGAAACTGCTGCCTATGGGCACATGGGCCGTCCCTACCGGAAAGATTTTACTTATGTTTATCCCAATGCCAACAACGGAAATCCGGAAAAAGTATTTAAAGAAGTCGAATTCTTTGGTTGGGAAAAACTTGATTATGTTGACCTGCTCAGAAAAGAATTCAGACTCTAA
- the mtnA gene encoding S-methyl-5-thioribose-1-phosphate isomerase — protein MESLQIHKEGNNCVIHIIDQRFLPFELITEALKTEDDCLMAIRDMHVRGAPLIGVTAAFGVYLGLLHCREAGYDLCCDTVVRKLATARPTAVNLFHALEFIKDTVRKEPREEAKPEAAFRAACTLMEREISACRSIGENGLPLIEEASRLKKGRPVNILTHCNAGWLACIRYGTATAPVYLAHEKGIPVHVWVDETRPLNQGSRLTAWELEQAGVPYTVITDNAGGYLMQKGLVDMVIVGSDRVCMNGDIANKTGTYLKALAASDNRIPFYVAFPSSTIDPMLESGETIPIEERSPDEVHFITGFGEGFLQKVRITPFPSEANNPAFDITPARLITAFITERGVCRPHRKDILRLFPEIA, from the coding sequence ATGGAATCTCTCCAAATTCATAAAGAAGGAAACAACTGTGTAATTCATATTATTGATCAGCGTTTTCTTCCTTTTGAACTAATAACGGAAGCTCTGAAGACAGAGGATGACTGTTTGATGGCCATACGTGATATGCATGTACGGGGGGCTCCTCTCATTGGTGTTACTGCAGCATTCGGCGTTTACCTCGGGCTTTTGCATTGCAGGGAAGCAGGTTATGATCTCTGTTGTGATACTGTTGTAAGGAAGCTGGCCACAGCCCGTCCCACGGCTGTTAATCTGTTCCATGCACTGGAATTTATAAAGGATACCGTAAGGAAGGAGCCACGGGAGGAAGCCAAGCCGGAGGCAGCTTTCCGTGCGGCCTGCACTTTAATGGAGAGGGAAATATCAGCTTGTCGCAGCATTGGGGAAAATGGTTTGCCGTTAATAGAAGAGGCAAGCAGGCTGAAAAAAGGAAGGCCTGTGAACATTCTCACCCATTGTAATGCGGGCTGGCTGGCCTGTATCCGCTATGGGACCGCTACAGCTCCTGTGTATCTGGCTCACGAAAAAGGAATACCCGTGCATGTTTGGGTGGATGAAACGCGCCCATTAAACCAGGGTTCCCGGCTTACTGCATGGGAACTGGAACAGGCAGGAGTTCCATATACCGTGATTACTGATAATGCGGGAGGTTATCTTATGCAGAAAGGGCTGGTGGATATGGTGATTGTAGGAAGTGACCGCGTGTGCATGAATGGCGATATTGCCAATAAAACAGGCACATACCTGAAAGCACTTGCCGCCTCCGACAACCGTATTCCCTTTTATGTGGCGTTTCCTTCTTCCACCATTGATCCAATGCTCGAAAGCGGTGAGACGATTCCCATAGAAGAAAGATCTCCCGACGAGGTGCATTTTATAACAGGTTTTGGGGAAGGGTTCCTTCAAAAAGTAAGGATAACCCCGTTTCCTTCAGAGGCAAATAATCCTGCCTTTGACATCACACCAGCCCGGCTGATAACAGCTTTTATAACGGAAAGAGGGGTTTGCCGGCCTCACCGGAAAGATATTCTGCGATTATTCCCGGAAATAGCGTAA
- a CDS encoding DUF72 domain-containing protein yields the protein MNHFFIGTSGWTYGHWKGNFYPADLPVSQWFSFYCSRFNAVEINATFYRRFQDTTYLKWYEKTPPGFCFVLKVPKIITHRKYIQDCFDEIREFSRQAMLLKEKLGCILLQLPPGLKRDKERLEKALDAFSGPIRLAVEFRHASWYDDAVTELLYHRGISFVNADSPKKAIDFDLKTAFPYLRFHGRTGWYNSDYTEEELRKVAAYLAGFALRRDQPCFAFFNNDFGGFAPRNALRLIELTGENQV from the coding sequence GTGAATCATTTTTTTATTGGTACTTCAGGCTGGACTTACGGGCACTGGAAGGGGAATTTTTATCCTGCCGACCTGCCTGTATCGCAGTGGTTTTCTTTTTATTGTTCCCGTTTTAATGCTGTTGAGATAAATGCCACTTTTTATCGTCGTTTTCAGGATACAACCTACCTTAAGTGGTATGAGAAAACTCCACCCGGTTTTTGCTTTGTTCTGAAGGTTCCAAAGATTATTACGCATCGGAAATATATTCAGGATTGCTTTGACGAAATCAGGGAGTTTTCCCGTCAGGCGATGTTGCTGAAGGAAAAACTGGGATGTATACTGTTACAGTTGCCTCCCGGCTTGAAAAGGGACAAGGAACGCCTGGAAAAAGCCCTGGATGCTTTCTCCGGGCCAATACGGCTGGCGGTTGAATTCCGCCATGCAAGCTGGTATGATGACGCTGTAACAGAATTGTTGTATCATCGGGGTATTTCATTTGTCAATGCAGACTCCCCGAAAAAGGCCATTGATTTCGATCTGAAAACCGCTTTCCCATACCTCCGGTTTCACGGGCGGACCGGTTGGTATAATTCTGACTATACCGAAGAAGAACTCCGGAAAGTAGCCGCATATCTTGCGGGTTTTGCCTTACGCAGGGATCAGCCGTGTTTTGCGTTCTTCAATAATGATTTCGGGGGCTTTGCTCCCAGGAATGCCCTCCGGCTGATTGAGCTAACCGGTGAAAACCAGGTTTAA
- a CDS encoding patatin-like phospholipase family protein, with product MDMPDNTQYNYGFVLSGGAARGFAHLGVAKALEEEGIRPDILSGASAGSIVGAYLADGYLPEEILEIFLTRKLFQFVQFTLPHLGFLSLEGLEEVLEETLHAKTFEDLKIPLYISATNCNKGKIVYFHKGPLIQCILASSSIPIVFQPRIINKQYYVDGGVMDNLPVKPLQGKCKKLVGVWINPIGEEKEIKGMVHLAERTFHLAMAGQVEMKKPFFDIFIEPPELYKYGLMDIKKGREMFETGYKTAKEVLAGIQRGD from the coding sequence ATGGATATGCCGGACAATACACAATACAATTACGGTTTTGTTTTAAGCGGTGGTGCTGCCAGAGGCTTTGCCCATCTGGGCGTAGCCAAAGCACTTGAAGAGGAAGGCATTCGTCCCGATATACTTTCGGGTGCCAGTGCAGGTTCCATTGTAGGGGCTTACCTGGCTGACGGATATTTGCCCGAGGAAATTCTTGAAATATTTCTTACCCGGAAGCTTTTTCAGTTTGTGCAGTTTACCCTTCCCCACCTTGGTTTTTTGTCGCTGGAAGGCCTGGAAGAGGTACTTGAAGAAACCCTGCATGCAAAAACATTTGAGGACCTGAAGATTCCCCTGTATATATCAGCCACTAACTGTAACAAAGGAAAGATTGTGTACTTTCACAAGGGGCCTCTGATTCAGTGTATTCTGGCTTCTTCCAGTATTCCTATAGTATTTCAGCCCCGGATCATCAACAAACAGTATTATGTTGACGGGGGCGTGATGGATAATTTACCGGTAAAGCCTCTTCAGGGGAAATGCAAAAAACTGGTAGGTGTCTGGATCAATCCCATCGGAGAAGAGAAAGAAATCAAGGGAATGGTTCATCTGGCCGAGCGAACCTTTCATCTTGCCATGGCCGGGCAGGTCGAGATGAAAAAGCCTTTTTTCGATATATTCATTGAGCCACCGGAACTGTATAAGTACGGACTGATGGATATCAAAAAGGGCCGGGAGATGTTCGAAACAGGTTACAAAACGGCTAAAGAAGTCCTTGCCGGAATACAAAGAGGCGATTGA
- a CDS encoding HAD family phosphatase produces MNALIQNIIFDLGGVILNIDPERTRAKFIAMWNGKAEEVYRNIVRENILEDYETGRISTDEFRQALLKYAHPGTPPSAIDDAWNAMLLDIPAENLTVLWKVKEHYRTFLLSNTNAMHTPLYSAMFSNKSGKSMEEFFEGVFLSHKLGMNKPHREIFEYVLQVNGLRPDETLFIDDAEENIRAAAALGIQTIHLIPPLHLQNIFSKDGRLHN; encoded by the coding sequence ATGAATGCATTGATACAAAATATCATTTTCGATCTCGGTGGGGTTATCCTGAACATTGACCCGGAGCGTACCCGTGCAAAATTTATAGCCATGTGGAACGGAAAGGCAGAAGAAGTTTACCGGAACATCGTGCGCGAAAATATTCTTGAGGACTACGAGACCGGCCGCATCAGTACAGATGAATTCCGACAGGCCCTTCTGAAATATGCCCACCCCGGAACCCCGCCTTCAGCCATAGATGATGCGTGGAATGCCATGCTGCTGGATATTCCTGCCGAAAATCTTACCGTTCTGTGGAAAGTTAAAGAACATTACCGTACCTTCCTGCTGAGCAACACCAATGCCATGCATACCCCTCTGTATTCAGCCATGTTTTCTAATAAATCAGGCAAATCCATGGAAGAATTCTTTGAAGGAGTTTTTCTTTCCCATAAGCTGGGAATGAATAAACCCCACCGGGAAATCTTTGAATACGTCCTTCAGGTTAATGGACTGCGTCCCGATGAGACGCTTTTTATTGATGATGCAGAAGAAAACATCCGGGCTGCTGCTGCACTGGGCATCCAGACAATTCACCTGATTCCCCCGTTGCATCTTCAGAACATATTCAGCAAAGACGGCCGACTGCACAATTAA
- a CDS encoding ATP-binding protein, with the protein MRISKIKLVNWKNFKRAEVDLEYRVFLVGPNACGKSNFLDAIRFLRDIVRQGGSLQEAVQLRDGVSTIRCTAARKNSDVTIGIVLNDIDDKPEWEYELSFNQTGGGITDLRAIVKREYLRNLKTGRTFIDRKRDREPNDYLLGFTHIEQATINKDFQSFVEFLNEISYLHLIPQLIREPSSFLKATKGEDYYGRDFFDRISKLNLKTRNSYIRKIEKLLQIVVPQLEKLVLITDEKGIPHFEANFSQWRPHGAKQIEKHFSDGTLRLIGLFWALLDGNKTLLLEEPELSLHSAVISQLPDVIYQFQKRKNTRRQVIVTTHSYDLLNNKGISPEEVILVEPEGKEGSIVHLSAKLPEIKALLQSGNLSIADAVIHRTAPADAHQLSLFNEL; encoded by the coding sequence ATGAGAATTTCGAAAATTAAACTTGTCAACTGGAAAAACTTTAAAAGAGCTGAGGTTGATTTAGAATACAGAGTCTTTTTAGTAGGTCCGAATGCCTGTGGTAAAAGTAATTTCCTTGATGCAATTCGTTTTTTGCGTGATATTGTACGACAGGGAGGAAGTTTGCAGGAAGCAGTTCAATTAAGGGATGGTGTTTCAACAATTCGCTGTACTGCTGCAAGAAAGAATTCAGATGTAACAATAGGAATTGTTCTGAATGATATTGATGACAAACCGGAATGGGAATACGAACTTTCTTTTAATCAGACCGGAGGGGGGATTACTGATCTGAGGGCTATTGTAAAAAGGGAATATCTAAGGAATCTAAAAACAGGCCGGACTTTTATCGATAGAAAGCGGGACAGGGAACCCAATGATTACCTTCTCGGATTTACACATATTGAGCAGGCAACGATAAATAAGGATTTTCAGTCGTTTGTCGAATTTTTGAATGAAATTAGTTATTTACATCTGATTCCGCAACTCATCAGGGAACCAAGTTCTTTTTTGAAAGCTACAAAAGGAGAAGATTATTATGGCCGGGATTTCTTTGACCGAATCAGTAAACTTAATCTGAAGACCCGTAATTCATATATCAGAAAAATAGAAAAACTTTTACAAATTGTTGTTCCTCAGCTTGAAAAGCTTGTTTTAATTACGGATGAAAAAGGAATTCCGCATTTTGAGGCCAACTTCAGTCAATGGAGGCCCCATGGAGCAAAACAAATAGAAAAACATTTTTCTGATGGTACTTTGCGCCTTATCGGATTGTTCTGGGCTTTGCTCGATGGGAACAAAACGTTGCTACTGGAAGAACCGGAGTTGTCTCTTCATAGTGCCGTAATTTCGCAACTTCCTGACGTTATTTATCAGTTTCAGAAAAGAAAAAATACGCGAAGACAGGTAATTGTTACCACGCATAGTTACGATCTGCTTAATAACAAAGGAATCAGTCCAGAAGAGGTTATTCTGGTTGAACCTGAAGGAAAGGAAGGAAGCATTGTGCATCTTTCAGCTAAATTACCTGAAATTAAGGCATTGTTGCAGAGCGGAAACCTTTCCATTGCCGATGCAGTTATTCATCGCACTGCGCCGGCCGATGCGCATCAACTTTCATTGTTTAACGAGTTATGA
- the mtnP gene encoding S-methyl-5'-thioadenosine phosphorylase, with product MKKIGIIGGTGLENPDILKNARIVTQATPFGVTSSDIKTGQINGVEVVLLSRHGEKHTIPPSKVNNQANIFALKKLGCTHILATTACGSLRDEIGRGELVFPDQFIDFTRHRAVTFYDEFRPGELKHTPMAEPFDRNLRNILIRKAKELGIVYHPKGTVITIEGPRFSTRAESRMFRMWGADIINMSTAPEAILANEAGIPYAVVAMSTDFDSWKEDEDPVTWEDVLKIFDRNVHNVINLILAVLPEIGD from the coding sequence ATGAAAAAAATTGGAATTATTGGTGGCACAGGTCTTGAAAATCCTGATATACTTAAAAATGCCAGAATTGTTACACAGGCCACTCCTTTCGGAGTAACCAGTTCAGATATTAAAACCGGTCAGATCAACGGGGTGGAAGTAGTTTTGCTTTCCCGGCATGGCGAGAAACATACCATTCCGCCTTCAAAAGTGAATAATCAGGCCAATATTTTTGCTTTAAAGAAACTCGGATGCACCCACATTCTGGCAACAACGGCATGTGGAAGCCTGCGCGATGAAATTGGGCGGGGTGAGCTGGTATTTCCCGATCAGTTTATTGATTTTACAAGGCACCGTGCTGTAACATTTTACGATGAGTTCCGTCCGGGAGAGTTGAAGCATACGCCCATGGCTGAGCCGTTCGACAGAAATCTGCGGAATATACTCATCAGGAAGGCAAAAGAACTGGGCATTGTATATCATCCGAAAGGTACGGTTATTACCATTGAAGGGCCTCGTTTCAGCACCCGGGCCGAATCAAGAATGTTCAGAATGTGGGGAGCTGATATCATCAACATGTCAACAGCCCCGGAAGCTATCCTGGCCAATGAGGCAGGGATACCCTATGCTGTTGTTGCCATGAGCACCGATTTCGATTCATGGAAAGAAGACGAAGACCCTGTGACCTGGGAAGATGTGCTTAAAATCTTCGACCGCAACGTTCACAATGTAATCAATCTTATTCTTGCCGTCCTTCCTGAGATCGGTGACTAA
- a CDS encoding DoxX family protein, giving the protein MKTNRYFLGTLSVLRILIGWHFLYEGIVKLMNPSWSAKGYLENAYGFLGGFYHSLAAQPGLLKMVDILNEWGLTLIGLGLIFGVFTRLASGAGVLLLLLYYFAYPPFGESLTAITEGNYWIVNKTLLEALTLALIFIVPTGRYWGLDYYLQRLRSKKSGKEEAGEPADERRRVFIRNIATLPVFGGLAFSAFRNKEWEKPDGLSGATVQLNRLNISQLKGSLPAGKIGDMEISRLIMGCNLIGGWAHARDLHYVSSLFRAYNTEAKIMETFWLAEQAGIRTTFMVNNFYPLFNKYKKLYGSKMKSICQAQSTVDNMYSEIDKALEAGADSIYIQGHSADVYVRDGMAEKLGDLMEYIHQHGLSAGIGAHSIQVIIKSEELGLNADYYVKTFHHDKYWSAHPRERRKEFQVDVFNSPDHNEFHDNLFDIFPEQTAAVMAGVKKPWIAFKVLAGGAIPPKDGFRFAFENGADFICVGMFDFQVVEDVNLVIDVLNELQGRQREWFA; this is encoded by the coding sequence ATGAAGACCAACCGCTATTTTCTTGGAACGCTTTCCGTACTTCGGATTTTAATCGGATGGCATTTTCTCTATGAAGGGATAGTAAAGCTCATGAATCCTTCCTGGAGCGCCAAAGGGTATCTGGAAAATGCCTATGGATTTCTGGGTGGTTTTTACCATTCCCTGGCGGCTCAGCCCGGTTTGCTGAAAATGGTTGATATACTAAACGAATGGGGTCTTACATTGATTGGTCTGGGGCTGATCTTCGGGGTATTCACACGCCTTGCTTCAGGAGCAGGAGTGTTGCTTCTTTTGTTGTATTATTTTGCCTATCCTCCTTTTGGAGAATCGTTAACTGCCATTACCGAAGGAAATTACTGGATTGTGAATAAAACCCTGCTGGAGGCTTTGACCCTTGCCCTGATTTTTATTGTCCCCACCGGCAGGTATTGGGGGCTGGATTATTATCTTCAGCGTTTGAGGTCTAAGAAATCCGGAAAAGAAGAAGCCGGCGAGCCGGCCGATGAAAGACGCAGGGTATTTATACGGAATATAGCAACCTTACCGGTATTTGGCGGGCTGGCCTTTTCAGCTTTCCGGAACAAAGAATGGGAAAAGCCCGATGGTTTATCAGGAGCTACTGTTCAACTTAATAGATTAAATATCAGTCAGTTGAAAGGAAGCCTGCCCGCGGGTAAAATCGGGGACATGGAAATCAGCCGGTTGATTATGGGGTGCAATCTGATAGGTGGTTGGGCTCATGCACGTGATCTGCATTATGTTTCTTCCCTGTTCAGGGCTTACAACACGGAGGCAAAAATAATGGAAACTTTCTGGCTGGCTGAGCAGGCAGGTATCCGTACCACCTTTATGGTGAACAACTTTTACCCGCTTTTCAATAAGTACAAAAAGCTTTACGGCAGTAAAATGAAATCAATCTGCCAGGCGCAGTCGACGGTGGATAATATGTATTCCGAAATTGACAAAGCGCTGGAAGCCGGAGCGGATTCCATCTATATTCAGGGGCACAGTGCCGATGTATATGTTCGTGACGGAATGGCCGAAAAGCTTGGCGACCTGATGGAGTACATTCATCAACACGGACTTTCAGCGGGGATTGGTGCTCATTCCATCCAGGTGATTATTAAAAGCGAAGAACTTGGGTTGAACGCTGATTATTATGTAAAGACCTTTCATCATGATAAATACTGGTCGGCGCATCCCCGTGAAAGAAGAAAGGAATTCCAGGTGGATGTGTTCAATAGTCCTGATCACAATGAATTTCATGACAACCTGTTCGATATTTTCCCGGAGCAGACGGCGGCGGTGATGGCCGGTGTAAAGAAACCCTGGATTGCTTTCAAGGTATTGGCCGGAGGAGCTATTCCTCCAAAAGACGGCTTCCGGTTTGCTTTTGAAAACGGGGCTGATTTTATCTGCGTAGGAATGTTTGATTTTCAGGTGGTGGAAGATGTCAATCTGGTAATTGATGTTCTTAACGAATTGCAGGGCAGGCAGAGAGAGTGGTTTGCTTAA
- a CDS encoding DUF4276 family protein produces MMEVQLVVEDRLQDVALRRILHKYKPEVFIRPTAGLRGIDYIRGKIEDYNRASEFCHYIVLIDLDKEECAPDMIRRWITFPSKNSFYFRIAVREIEAWLIADRKGFSKFLSIPISWIPLNSENIINPKEVIISWARQSRKRKIKGLIPAGSSSIGPAYNSLLSDFVQYHWDIDEACMHNKSLRRAVDRIKVIKVDNGISPNS; encoded by the coding sequence ATGATGGAAGTGCAGCTTGTAGTGGAAGACAGACTCCAGGATGTTGCATTGAGGCGCATTCTTCATAAGTATAAACCGGAAGTTTTTATAAGGCCTACAGCCGGTCTGAGAGGTATTGATTACATTCGTGGAAAGATTGAAGACTACAACAGGGCTTCCGAGTTTTGCCACTATATTGTCCTTATTGATCTTGATAAAGAAGAGTGTGCTCCGGATATGATCAGGAGGTGGATAACGTTTCCCTCTAAGAACTCATTTTATTTTAGAATTGCTGTTAGAGAAATAGAAGCCTGGTTAATTGCCGACCGAAAAGGATTTTCGAAATTTCTGTCAATCCCTATTAGCTGGATTCCATTAAATTCTGAAAATATTATAAATCCCAAGGAAGTAATAATTTCCTGGGCTCGTCAATCCAGGAAAAGAAAAATTAAAGGATTGATACCGGCAGGAAGCTCTTCCATTGGACCTGCATATAACAGCTTACTTTCAGATTTTGTCCAGTATCACTGGGATATCGATGAAGCATGCATGCACAATAAAAGCCTTAGACGGGCTGTGGACAGAATAAAAGTAATCAAAGTTGATAATGGAATCTCTCCAAATTCATAA